The window TTTTCCTCTTCCCACTTCCGCTTTGTATTTTATTTGCTCTTTTTCTGATTCTTTTTAAAATCAAAGGTGCAAAGAATAAATTTCTTTCCTTTCTTCCCATCGGCTTACTTTATTTAGCTTCAAGCTTTCCCGTTTGCCAGGCTTTAATTTCGAGTCTAGAAGAAGATTTTCCACCAACGGCAATCGAAAACACGACAAAGGCAGATGTGATTGTAGTGCTTGGTGGAATGATCAACACACTAAGTGCTTATCCTGAAAGAGTAGAACTTTTAAGTTCGGGTGATCGGCTAACAGATAGTATACTCTTATACAAAGCGGGAAGGGCAGAGCAGATATTATTTACCGGTGGTTCTGGAATTTTATTTGAGCAGGAAATCAAAGAAGCTGGCTTTGCAAAAAAGTTCTTAATTAGTTTCGGAGTGCCGGAGAATAAAATACTTATAGAATCGGAATCAAGAAATACATTTGAAAATGCACTCTATACGAAAAAGATTCTTGAAGAAAAAAAAATGAATCGTATAATCCTTGTTACCTCCGCATTTCATATGAAGAGGTCTTTTGCTATTTTTAAAAAATTAGGATTAGAGGTAATTCCTTTTCCAACAGATTATCGTGCGCTTAATATGGGGTTGAACTTTGATGCATTTGTCCCCTCTACGGGTGCGCTTGATACGACTACATTAGCAATCAAAGAATGGATTGGAATTATTGCCTATGAATGGAAGGGCTATATGTGAAAAAAAGTCTTGTCAGTTTTTTAAATTAGTATAAAATAATTTTCATGTTTAAAAGAATACCATATTTGGTTCTAATCATTGCATTTCAATTTTGCTCTCTAGCAGGAAAAAATAACCTTCCAGATATTGGTTTTTTGACTTTTCTTTCAAGAATGACTGGGAAGCCAACGACAAATGCTGTTACGGCAAATACTTGTTTGACCTACGCTAAAACAGTAAACTCAACCTCCTCAGCGGGAACCAATAATTCTTATACTTGTATTTACAAGCCTGATTCAATTTCAATGGAATGTGTTTATACTACTCCTGTCACCGAGGATAATACTGCAACTACTACAAAGACAGATTTTTTTAATTCAACGGAAGACTTTATACAACGCACAAAGAACTTTGCTCAGTCTACGGTTCGTTATTCACAAATAAACAAGGACATAGCAACGAATAAATTTTTTCAGTATGATACCTCAAATCGGCTAATTGGTATTATCCAATCAGACGGAACAAGTATTTCTATATCAGAATACGACACACAGAATCGTTATACGAAAGGTGTTGTCAATCCTCCTGATATAATTTGTCAGGTTCCTTTTGTAAACTCTTACGATGATGCAAATCTTTCATTCAAGCAAA is drawn from Leptospiraceae bacterium and contains these coding sequences:
- a CDS encoding YdcF family protein: MNLFFYLSKLLTIFLFPLPLCILFALFLILFKIKGAKNKFLSFLPIGLLYLASSFPVCQALISSLEEDFPPTAIENTTKADVIVVLGGMINTLSAYPERVELLSSGDRLTDSILLYKAGRAEQILFTGGSGILFEQEIKEAGFAKKFLISFGVPENKILIESESRNTFENALYTKKILEEKKMNRIILVTSAFHMKRSFAIFKKLGLEVIPFPTDYRALNMGLNFDAFVPSTGALDTTTLAIKEWIGIIAYEWKGYM